The Alnus glutinosa chromosome 7, dhAlnGlut1.1, whole genome shotgun sequence genome includes a region encoding these proteins:
- the LOC133873067 gene encoding protein S40-4, translating to MDHCSGQRTDMASRKIFHAKNPTASDDVFEFDEADVWNVNPSCHVSPLETKKTLPIWRQPKKVVIPRKTVSTDVGDRTPVVASASLPVNIPDWSKILKEDYTEHRKRESDEDGDTFDDEEDHDNRLPPHEYLARTRGASFSVHEGIGRTLKGRDLRQVRNAIWKKVGFED from the coding sequence ATGGATCATTGCAGTGGACAAAGAACAGACATGGCATCCAGGAAAATCTTCCATGCTAAAAACCCAACAGCTTCCGATGATGTCTTCGAGTTTGATGAGGCTGATGTTTGGAATGTTAATCCCAGCTGTCATGTTTCACCATTGGAGACCAAGAAAACTCTGCCAATCTGGCGGCAACCTAAGAAAGTAGTGATCCCTAGGAAGACAGTGTCGACAGACGTGGGTGACAGGACCCCAGTAGTGGCATCGGCATCCTTGCCGGTGAACATACCAGACTGGTCGAAGATTCTTAAAGAGGACTATACTGAGCACCGGAAAAGAGAGAGCGACGAAGATGGTGATACTTTTGACGATGAAGAAGATCATGACAATAGGCTTCCTCCCCATGAGTATTTAGCGAGGACTCGAGGCGCTTCTTTTTCTGTTCATGAAGGGATAGGGAGGACTTTGAAAGGGAGGGACTTGCGACAGGTGAGGAATGCAATTTGGAAGAAAGTTGGGTTTGAAGATTAG
- the LOC133874294 gene encoding large ribosomal subunit protein uL11, which translates to MPPKFDPSQVVDVFVRVTGGEVGAASSLAPKIGPLGLSPKKIGEDIAKETAKDWKGLRVTVKLTVQNRQAKVSVVPSAAALVIKALKEPERDRKKTKNIKHSGNISLDDVIEIARVMRPRSMAKELSGTVKEILGTCVSVGCTVDGKDPKDLQQEIADGDVEIPLD; encoded by the coding sequence ATGCCTCCAAAGTTCGACCCCTCCCAGGTGGTGGACGTCTTCGTCCGAGTAACAGGAGGCGAGGTGGGCGCGGCGAGTTCACTCGCCCCCAAGATCGGGCCGCTGGGTCTCTCTCCGAAGAAGATCGGAGAAGACATAGCAAAGGAGACAGCCAAGGACTGGAAGGGCCTGCGAGTGACGGTGAAGCTCACCGTGCAGAACCGCCAGGCCAAGGTCTCGGTGGTCCCCTCCGCCGCGGCGCTCGTCATCAAGGCCCTGAAGGAGCCCGAGCGCGACCGCAAGAAGACGAAGAACATTAAGCACAGCGGGAACATATCACTCGACGACGTCATCGAGATCGCCAGGGTAATGCGCCCCAGATCCATGGCCAAGGAGCTCTCCGGCACTGTCAAGGAGATCCTCGGCACGTGCGTCTCCGTCGGGTGTACGGTTGACGGCAAGGACCCTAAGGATCTCCAGCAGGAGATTGCTGATGGCGACGTCGAGATACCCCTAGATTGA